The genomic interval TGAACGGCGCCAACTCCATCAGCACCAAGGCGAGCACTCGCTTGAACAACTTGTTTGTCGTGACTAAGTTTACCAGTATCTTTGCCGTGGTGCTTGCcggcatcgtcgtcgtcatcctTCAAGTATCGGACCACGACCGTGATGTTGGCGGACGGGACTGGTTCAATAAGCCCTGGTTCGGGAACCGCAAGACGTCTTTGCCGGATGGCGGCGAGCTGGACTGGAACAAGGTTGGGACGTGGGATATGCTTGGCTACTACTCTGCTGCGCTCTACGGTGCTCTGTGGGCGTACTCTGGCTGGGACAAGGTACGTCGTTCGTCCTGGTATCTACTAGTGGGTGCATCTAACATTGTCAAGGCCGTCTACGTCTCTGCTGAGCTTCAGCAGCCGGCACGCCAGCTCCCTCTGGCCATCAACACTGCCGTACCGACCATCATTCTATGCTTCATCGCGGCCAATGCAGCCTACTATATCCTTCTCCCCTGGAATGTGGTTGCCTCGACCGACAGCGTGGCAGTCGTAAGTCATGCCCACCAACCTCCTCAATTTACTCCTTTCCCGTGCTCACAATAGCTAGACCGCCATCAACCGCCTCCTCGGCCCCGCCTTCGGCATCGTCGCTGCAGTCCTCATCTGCCTCGTTGTTGCCGGCTCCCTCCTCGGCAACTCCTTCGTCGCGGGCCGTATGACCGTCGCAGCATCAAACTTCAACTGGCTACCCAAGTTCCTCGGCTTCGTAGGCCGTGTGGGATTCAAGTCGGAGGAGAGCTCGCCAGCCGATTCGTCCGCCGATGCTTCGTCTGGGCCTGCGCACGCGAGATCCGACGCACCACTCAACGCGCTCTTGCTATCGACGATTCTCTCGGCGCTGTACATTCTGTTTGGCAACTTCCGAGCCCTTTTGACCTTCAACGGTCTAGGCGAGTACACGTTCTTCTTTTTGACAGTCCTTGGTGCCGTCATTTTACGCGTTCGAGAGCCGAAGCTGCGTAGACCATACAAGCCATTTGTACTGATCCCCATTGTGTTTGCGGTGGTCAGTGGATTTGTGGTTGTCAGAGGCGCTATCTTTGCTCCTGTGCAGGCGCTCATCTTGATCGTGCTGTGGATTGTTGGGCTTGGGTTTTACTGGGCTAGGAGGAAGTATTATGCCCATTGCAATAGGGCCGACCACTGATTAAGCAACTAGAACGATGTGTTTCATCGATGGAGGTGGCACATATCAATAGCTAGCAAATTGGACTTATGTATCTACTTGCGAGAGACACAAGAAAGACACGTGCGATGATTACATCTTGGAGACTAGGCTAGATGACACTAGATAGCCCTTATTCGTTTCAATATTCTAGTTTTCCCGAGCTGTTGCTTAAAGCTCCTCGCTCGTGGGCTCGTTTCTGCCAGGATCATCCAAATCAGCAAATAGCTTGACACCCCACTTGGCACCCGGGTTACTCAAGCGGTGCTTCTTATCCTGCTTAGCAATCTCCTTCAACTCCTCCTCGGTGAACTCGATCTCGAGCGCCTTGCGGTTCGAGATGATGTGCGAGTCCTTTGTGCTCTTGGGAATCACGCTCGTGCCCCGTTGGATACCCCACGCCAGCACGGCCTGGAAGACGGAAACGCCCTTCTTGGCGGCGACGTCGACCCAGAACTTGTCCTGGTAGATGGCGGGCAGATCGTCGCTGTACGTCGGGTTCGTGTTGGCGAGCGGGGAGTAGGCGATGACCTCGATGCCCTTTTCCTTGTGCCAGTCTACGAACTCTTGTTGTTGGAGGTACGGGTGGGTTTCGAACTCGTGGGCGTAGGGCTTGATCTCCGCCGCCTTCAAGATTGTCTCGACGTCGGCCTTGGCAAAGTTGGAGAGGCCAATGTGGCGGGTTAAGTTTGCTTTGACGAAGCCTTCGAGGGTCTTCCAGGTGTCGACGAGCGTGGTTTCGCGGTCGAGGGCGTTGTTGGGGTCGTCGGGGATGAAGGCGACGGGCCAGTGGATCAGATAGAGGTCGAGGTAGTCTACGCCCAGGTCCGAGATGGACTTCTTGATGGCGGCTGCGGCGCGGTCGGCGCGGTGGTCGGTGTTCCAGAGCTTGGAGGTGACCCAGACATCTTTGCGGGCAACGCCGGAGGAGGCGAGGCCTTTGCCGGTTTGGTCTTCGTTTCCTGGGGTGGGTCGTCAGTTTGCGGGACGATGGATCTCGATGAAAGTGGTTTGAAGTGAGAGATGCGGATGACTCGTGTGAGTTATTTGACTCGCGTGAGCATGTGAGGAAGGGCATGTGAGTTACGAGATGGAACTTACGGTAGATGAGAGCGGCGTCAATATGGTTGTAGCCTACCTCGCCCACGGCAAAGGCAACGGCGTCGGCGACCTTGCTCTTGTCGGACAGCCATGTTCCCAGGCCCAGAGGAGGGATCTTGTCGAGGCCAGAGAGAGAAGCTTGGGCCAGGCCtgcgccggcggcggcggcgactaGTGTCTTGAGGTACACCATAGTGAAGCTATTCAGAAATCTGCTTCCCACTGTGATTTCCAGTCCACAGTATTTGGATGCTGTTCACAGGTTGATGAACAATGGCCGGGACAGCTCAATTCATGAGAACCGCGGTCTTTTGGCAGAATTTCTCTTTCCCCTCTTCGCTTTGAAATCGCATCATCCCGGTTCCTATCCGCTTAACCAGCCCCCCCGGTCTCTCTTTTATCAGTGGAGGTGGTTGCCGGCATGACATCATCCATCTCCTCACTTACACCACCCGCGCACCGGGCTCCCATTGACACACGCAACGTCGCAGCCGAAGCACGTCAATCCTCAATGATTTGCTATCGGCGATCTCAAAGTTCTGGGATGGGAAAGATCCGGGAGATATATTGTCAATTGGTATCAAGAATTGTGCCATCAAGAGAAAAAGCTAAGTAACAAGAATGAAGCGTCTAACAAATCATATCACCAACCAAAAGAGCCAGCCGATACCGGTGGCTACCAGCGGTGAAATCAGCAGCACCGCTTCAAAGCGAGGTGTTCCCGAAGAGGAAGGTGACTTGGTCGCTGCCTCCACATTGCTCTTCGCCTTTGATTTTGAGGATGCCCCCGCTCCGCTGTCGGCATCGGCCTCGGATTCGGTCCCGGCATCGGCATCGGTGGCCCCAATCCCGGCCCCGGCACCAGATGCACTGCTTCCCGACGACAGCACCACTTCCGCGTCCTGCGCCCCAGCCGCCGGCGCCGGTGCTGCCACCGGAGCTGCTGCTACTGCTGGCCCTCCCAACGCCGCCGCAACAGCCGTATACGCTGGCTTGGGCTTCATATCCTTATCGAACAAGCACGCGTCCCCGGCCCCCGAAAACGTGGACGGGATCCAGCTGTACTTATCCGTAAACTCCCATACCACGATGCCGACGCACTTTGCGTTGTCCACGCACGTCTTGACGACGGTGCCGTAGTCTTTGGCCTGCTGCTGTATCGCGGCATCATCGGCAGGCAACTTATCATGCCGTACATCCAACTCCGTAAGCGCAACCTCCAGCCCCAGATCCGTGAAGCGCGTCATGACTTTGTTCAGCGTATCCTGCGACGGCGTCTTGCCGACTTGAAAATGCGACTGGAACCCGATGCCGTCGATCTTCACGTTTGCGGCTTTGAGATCCTGCACGATCTTGACGGCGCCGTCCGTCTTGTTGGAGTTGAACTCGAGGCTGAAGTCGTTGTAGTACAGCTTCGCGGCCGGGTCGGCTGCCGCGGCGGCCTTGAAGGAGATGGGGATGAAGTCTGCGCCGAGCGTGCGGGAGAAGACGCTGTCGCGGAGAGTGCCGTTGTCGGCGAGGGCTTCGTTGACGACGTCCCATGAGTAGCAGGCGCCTTTGTAGTGCGTTACCACGTTGGAGATGTGTGCTTGGATTACGGGGGTGAGGTTTTCTGGGGTCCAGGTGCCCGTTGAGACTGTGGTCTTTGGTCAGTATTGAGTTCGAGGTTCGAGGCTTTAAGCTCAAGGACGAGCCTGAACGCACCGAATTGTGGAAGTTGAGAGTGCCATGTCAACGCATGACATCTCATCATCTGCTTATTCGCCTGCGCGACGGCCCTCACGGAATCCGGATTCGTGAACTGGAACTCATTCTGCGTCTTCTCCGTCGCGTCCCATTTCTGGCTGTTCTCCGGCACCACGAGGCCGAACTCGCCCGTCTTGTTCAGGACCGCCATGTACGCCGCATCGTTGAAGAGGTTCGTGTCCGTCGCCGTGCCGAAGAAGAGCTTCCCTGACTTCACAGCTAACTCGTGAAGGCCTTGAGCCGATACGGAGGCTGCTCCTCCCCATGCTGAGAGGATAAGCCAGCTTGTGAGTCTCGCcatctttttctttctttgaAAATCGCCCGCCTGATGATGGAAGCTCGTGAGGGAAATGCGTTATGCGCGTAAAAGCGCCAAGCCTGCGATGAGTAGAAGATGGGATGGAAGGAATGAGAGCGCAGAGGGAGAGGCCCAGGGGGGAGAGAAGGGAAAGATGTCATTCGATGTAACGACTTTCATGCGGGCACAGACTGGCCCATATATCAGTGGGCAAAGAGAGAGTCTGCTTGTCTGCTATACCCTAACTCTCTTCTTCGTCCTCCAATAGCCCAATTCGCATTACACTTTCAGGAGCTTCCCGCATGATCATGTGGGAAGCGGCAAAGGGCTCTGGATCGGATGTTTGGGTGCCGTACCGGGATGAGGCCGATGAGATTTCCGCCAGAAGAGGGGTTGGCAACTTGGTGTTGGTTCCGGTTGGAGGGGCCGTTTGGCGGCCTTTGAGGTGCTTCACTTGGGGTTTCAGAGTCGTCCGAACCGTACTTTCATCATCGGCGGTGGGGGGCCGTTGGGCGCACTTTTTCAAAAAGAGCACTCATCCTAGGTTGGTGAGAGTCAGGGATGGTCTTGCATGAAGGCACAGCCTAAAGTCAATTAACCCACCTCTTCAACTGGCAACACCCCTAAAGTGAGGCTCCGAGACGAGGCTTAGTGGCGGGGCAGCAGCGAGAAAATGGTTGTTGGCAAGTTGATGTGTTGTACAAAGAGGGGCACACCGCACGTACGACGCACATACGCACACACGGAGAACTCCAGTACAACGTCATTTGTTGTCAGCCTCGACAGGGCTGTTGCTTCTTATGTATTCTTGAAGCTGGGCTTGAGGATGGACTACAAGATGGCTTGTACGTCCGCGCTTGGAGAATTGGGAGCAAAGCATGTACTCTTCAGATGATTGACTCGGTCGGACTGCCCGAAGGAAAGGTCCGATGCTGAATTGTCAGAGTCAATTCACAAAGCTAGTGCCCGCTCGTCTTGAAGGATTTCTCATTTCCTATCGAAAGTCTAATCGCAGATACTGGCACTTCAGGGGCCGAGGGATTGAGTTCTGACGCGCTTCTTCACGAAAGTAGAGAGCATGCTACGGAGCTTCATCAATCACTTCTACACGTCTGTATAATCAACTACTAATCTAACATTGAACAGATGTTCCTGCCATCTGTGAATGTCGCGAGAAAATGCTTCATACcctctaatatagttttacaCAATTTCTTACACCGTGTCTTACACAATCTCAAAGTACTCGAGCTCATCCTCATCGGTCGGCCACATCTCACCGCCCATCGCACCAGCAAACACTGTTGGTCCTACTATCGTATACCTTCCGATCTCACCTTTACAAGGCCGCAATATGAACGGATGATCCATCCCAGCGAGAAGGCAAACGTCATCACCCTCCCGAACGCCAACAACTCCAAATCCAGCCCTCCTGTCAAGTGTGTAGAACAAACGTCCTAGCCGGAGTTCGACTCGGCACTGGCACCCGCGCCGCGAGTCCCACTTGACGAGTGATGAGACGACTGACATACCTCGTACCGCCTTGTTGGaagatgacgatgatgatgtGGATGTTGAAGTTGACGTTGATGACATGGATGTCGACCATTCATGCTTCTTTGGCCCTTGGATGATCCACCACAGCAACTCGTAGAGACTGCGGCCCATAGCGTCGAGCTTGGGTCCTGCCCAGATGGTGCTCGTAACGCTCCTCATGAAATCGCCGAGTACATCTAAATACGGGCTTTCGCAGACGTGCGGAAAGGGACGCTTCTCCTCACACTCTTCGTCTTTGTCTGCCATCATCTTGTCATGGTCATGGCATCTTCCCTCAGAGCACTGGCTCTTGGTAGGAAATTTGTCGCTCACAAAACTCCCTACTTTCCCTACACGTGCCCCTCGAAGAGTAAGTCTCCTCCCGTCGCCAGAGAACGCGAAATACGACTTGGCGCCGGCAGAAGCTGCGCAAAGACTGGTATAGTAGTACTTATACGACCCCCTCACCTCAGAATCCGTAGTCGCAAAGTCGACTGTCCACGACGGCATGGTCTCCCACGCAACACCGGCCGTCGTCTTCTTCCGGTTAGAAAAGTACAGTACCCGCAAGCTATCCTCCTCTTCAACCATAAGCCTCGTTGCGTCCCGAAAGACCTCTCCGACAGGTTTCCGGTAGTCCACCGTCATTTTGCCGAGCACACCTGGGGACAGTGCCCGTAGCGCA from Colletotrichum lupini chromosome 2, complete sequence carries:
- a CDS encoding aldo/keto reductase, with product MARLTSWLILSAWGGAASVSAQGLHELAVKSGKLFFGTATDTNLFNDAAYMAVLNKTGEFGLVVPENSQKWDATEKTQNEFQFTNPDSVRAVAQANKQMMRCHALTWHSQLPQFVSTGTWTPENLTPVIQAHISNVVTHYKGACYSWDVVNEALADNGTLRDSVFSRTLGADFIPISFKAAAAADPAAKLYYNDFSLEFNSNKTDGAVKIVQDLKAANVKIDGIGFQSHFQVGKTPSQDTLNKVMTRFTDLGLEVALTELDVRHDKLPADDAAIQQQAKDYGTVVKTCVDNAKCVGIVVWEFTDKYSWIPSTFSGAGDACLFDKDMKPKPAYTAVAAALGGPAVAAAPVAAPAPAAGAQDAEVVLSSGSSASGAGAGIGATDADAGTESEADADSGAGASSKSKAKSNVEAATKSPSSSGTPRFEAVLLISPLVATGIGWLFCPVRGWSSKYCGLEITVGSRFLNSFTMVYLKTLVAAAAGAGLAQASLSGLDKIPPLGLGTWLSDKSKVADAVAFAVGEVGYNHIDAALIYRNEDQTGKGLASSGVARKDVWVTSKLWNTDHRADRAAAAIKKSISDLGVDYLDLYLIHWPVAFIPDDPNNALDRETTLVDTWKTLEGFVKANLTRHIGLSNFAKADVETILKAAEIKPYAHEFETHPYLQQQEFVDWHKEKGIEVIAYSPLANTNPTYSDDLPAIYQDKFWVDVAAKKGVSVFQAVLAWGIQRGTSVIPKSTKDSHIISNRKALEIEFTEEELKEIAKQDKKHRLSNPGAKWGVKLFADLDDPGRNEPTSEEL